The Tindallia magadiensis genome includes a window with the following:
- a CDS encoding urocanate hydratase, with product MFDRKEIGNAMTIKLEGPLPEAKPFLEGIRRAPDRGFKLTKAQTEVALKNALRYIPEEYHEEMAPEFLDELLSMGRIYGYRFRPEGNIKAKSIDEYKGRCIEGKAFQLMMDNNLDFDVALYPYELVTYGETGKVCQNWMQYLLIQKYLQEMTQDQTLVVSSGHPVGLFKSKPDSPRVIVTNSLMVGMFDNAKDQDIAEQMGVANYGQMTAGGWMYIGPQGIVHGTFNTLLNAARLKMGLAEDKDLAGILFVSSGLGGMSGAQPKAVEIANGVGIVAEVDESRIKTRHDQGWVQKVSADLEEVYRWAKEAQQEKKPLSIAYHGNVVDLLAYAVEKDIKIDLLSDQTSCHVAYEGGYCPQGMTFDERTNMLKNDRETFIKRIDETLKTHFELIQKLVDKGTYFFDYGNAFLKAVFDAGVKEVSLNGVDEKDGFIFPSYVEDILGPELFDYGYGPFRWVCLSGDPEDLRKTDAAAMECIDPNRRGQDRDNYVWIRDAEKNKMVVGSQARILYQDAYGRTNIALRFNEMVRRGEIGPIMLGRDHHDVSGTDSPFRETSNIKDGSNIMADMATQSFAGDAARGMSLVALHNGGGVGIGKSINGGFGMVLDGSRRADRILETAMLWDVMGGVARRAWATNENALTTSMEYNELNKGQDHITLPYLAKEELVKKLVEEKVK from the coding sequence ATGTTTGATCGAAAAGAAATTGGAAATGCAATGACCATTAAACTAGAAGGCCCGTTACCGGAAGCAAAACCTTTTTTGGAAGGCATTAGAAGAGCACCGGATAGAGGATTTAAGTTGACAAAGGCACAGACAGAAGTAGCTTTGAAGAATGCACTGCGCTATATTCCGGAAGAGTATCATGAAGAAATGGCACCAGAGTTTTTAGACGAATTATTATCAATGGGACGAATTTATGGATATCGTTTCAGACCGGAAGGCAACATTAAAGCAAAATCAATTGATGAGTATAAAGGCAGATGTATTGAAGGAAAAGCCTTTCAATTGATGATGGACAACAACTTGGACTTTGATGTAGCTTTGTATCCTTATGAACTAGTTACCTATGGTGAAACTGGAAAAGTGTGCCAAAACTGGATGCAATATCTATTGATTCAAAAGTATTTACAGGAAATGACACAGGATCAGACCTTGGTAGTTTCTTCTGGGCATCCGGTAGGACTGTTTAAGTCGAAGCCGGACAGCCCGAGAGTGATCGTAACCAACTCATTAATGGTAGGTATGTTTGATAATGCGAAGGATCAAGACATTGCGGAGCAAATGGGTGTAGCCAACTATGGTCAGATGACAGCTGGTGGATGGATGTATATTGGTCCCCAGGGAATTGTTCATGGAACCTTTAATACCTTACTCAATGCAGCTAGACTAAAAATGGGTCTAGCGGAAGATAAAGACCTGGCAGGAATTCTGTTTGTTTCTTCAGGCTTAGGCGGAATGAGTGGTGCTCAGCCAAAAGCTGTTGAAATTGCTAATGGAGTAGGAATTGTAGCAGAAGTGGATGAGTCAAGAATTAAAACCCGTCATGATCAAGGCTGGGTACAAAAAGTAAGTGCTGATTTGGAAGAAGTATATCGATGGGCAAAGGAAGCTCAACAAGAGAAAAAACCTTTATCGATTGCTTATCATGGTAATGTGGTAGATTTGCTGGCTTATGCCGTTGAAAAAGATATTAAAATTGACCTTCTTTCTGATCAGACATCTTGCCATGTTGCTTATGAAGGAGGCTACTGCCCTCAAGGCATGACCTTTGATGAAAGAACAAATATGTTGAAAAATGACAGAGAAACGTTTATTAAGCGGATCGATGAAACATTAAAAACACATTTTGAGCTTATTCAAAAACTGGTTGATAAAGGAACGTATTTCTTTGACTATGGAAACGCATTCTTAAAAGCTGTATTTGATGCAGGCGTTAAGGAAGTTTCATTGAATGGTGTAGACGAAAAAGACGGATTTATTTTCCCGTCTTACGTAGAAGATATTCTAGGACCGGAACTATTTGACTATGGATATGGACCATTCCGTTGGGTATGCCTCAGTGGGGATCCGGAAGATCTTAGAAAAACCGATGCGGCGGCGATGGAATGCATAGACCCTAACCGTCGAGGACAGGATCGCGATAATTATGTTTGGATTCGAGATGCTGAAAAAAATAAAATGGTAGTAGGAAGCCAAGCTAGAATTTTATATCAGGATGCTTATGGCAGAACCAATATAGCCCTTCGTTTTAATGAAATGGTAAGACGTGGAGAAATAGGTCCTATTATGCTGGGTCGAGATCATCATGATGTGAGTGGTACGGATTCACCTTTTAGAGAAACATCCAATATTAAAGATGGTAGCAATATTATGGCAGATATGGCAACCCAAAGCTTTGCCGGCGATGCGGCACGAGGAATGAGTCTGGTAGCGTTGCATAATGGTGGCGGTGTAGGTATTGGTAAATCCATTAACGGTGGTTTTGGAATGGTGCTAGATGGCAGCAGAAGAGCCGATCGAATTCTGGAGACTGCGATGCTGTGGGACGTTATGGGAGGCGTTGCGAGACGTGCCTGGGCAACCAATGAAAATGCATTGACAACCAGTATGGAATATAATGAGCTGAATAAAGGCCAAGACCACATTACATTGCCTTACTTGGCAAAGGAAGAACTAGTGAAAAAATTGGTGGAAGAGAAAGTTAAGTAA
- a CDS encoding Na+/H+ antiporter family protein gives MLTNPVLLSVVIMVVLCLLKLNVLLSLIIAALAGGVLAGMPLGETMGVLIGGMGGNSSTALSYILLGTLAATLHKTGIATILSKKIVEWVQGKGVILVLIIAAVACLSQNLIPVHIAFVPILIPPLVKVMNKLKIDRRAVASALTFGLKAPYVALPVGYGWIFHGLISDNMSENGMEVAQGSVWHVMWIPGLAMLIGLLVAVFITYRKEREYKDIEPEGLETTVEETEIKMTSKHWVALVGAISALAIQVSPLGSLHIGALVGITIMLVGGAIKWKDLDEMLHSGIGMMGFIAFVMLVAAGYGSVIRETGGVDQLVESAGGMLAGSQVVAASVMILIGLFITMGIGTSFGTIPIIAAIYVPMAMAIGFSPQATILLIGTAAALGDAGSPASDSTLAPTAGLNIDGQHDHIWDTCVPTFLHYNIPIVIFGIIGAVIL, from the coding sequence ATGCTGACAAACCCGGTTTTATTATCAGTTGTTATTATGGTAGTTCTTTGCCTACTGAAGCTTAATGTGTTGCTATCTCTTATTATAGCGGCTCTGGCTGGTGGTGTTTTAGCAGGCATGCCCTTGGGTGAAACCATGGGAGTATTAATTGGCGGTATGGGAGGAAACTCCAGTACGGCACTGAGTTATATCTTATTGGGAACATTGGCAGCAACCCTTCATAAAACGGGTATTGCAACCATACTTTCCAAGAAAATTGTTGAATGGGTTCAGGGCAAAGGTGTTATTTTGGTGCTAATTATTGCCGCTGTAGCATGTTTATCACAAAACTTGATCCCTGTACACATTGCTTTTGTTCCAATTCTTATTCCGCCTTTAGTGAAGGTAATGAATAAGCTAAAAATTGACCGCCGTGCCGTAGCATCAGCACTGACCTTTGGTCTGAAAGCACCTTATGTAGCACTTCCAGTAGGATATGGATGGATTTTTCATGGACTTATCAGTGATAATATGTCAGAAAATGGTATGGAAGTAGCTCAAGGTTCTGTCTGGCACGTTATGTGGATCCCTGGACTGGCTATGCTAATTGGACTCCTAGTTGCTGTGTTTATTACCTATCGTAAGGAAAGAGAATATAAGGATATTGAACCTGAAGGACTTGAAACAACTGTTGAAGAAACAGAAATAAAAATGACTAGCAAACACTGGGTTGCATTAGTTGGTGCGATATCAGCTCTGGCAATTCAGGTAAGCCCGTTAGGTTCATTGCATATTGGTGCATTGGTTGGTATTACGATTATGCTTGTTGGTGGAGCTATCAAGTGGAAAGATTTGGACGAAATGCTTCACAGTGGAATAGGCATGATGGGTTTTATCGCTTTTGTTATGTTAGTAGCGGCAGGCTACGGTTCTGTTATTCGGGAAACCGGTGGTGTTGATCAGCTAGTGGAATCTGCCGGAGGAATGTTAGCTGGCAGCCAGGTTGTTGCTGCATCTGTAATGATTTTAATTGGTCTGTTTATTACCATGGGAATTGGTACGTCTTTTGGAACTATTCCGATCATTGCGGCGATCTATGTGCCGATGGCGATGGCGATTGGTTTTAGTCCTCAAGCAACCATCCTTCTTATTGGTACTGCTGCGGCATTAGGAGATGCCGGTTCGCCAGCCTCTGACAGTACATTGGCACCGACAGCAGGGTTAAATATTGATGGTCAACATGACCACATCTGGGATACATGCGTTCCCACATTCTTGCATTACAACATTCCGATCGTTATCTTTGGGATCATTGGAGCCGTTATATTGTAA
- the hutH gene encoding histidine ammonia-lyase, which yields MKEVRIDGNSLTIEEVVEVARNNAPVALTEESVEKIHRARKVVDDFVQEEKVIYGITTGFGKFSDVVISKEEAKQLQKNLIMSHACGVGEPFEEEISRGIMLLRANALAKGFSGVRLETIQTLIDMLNKGVHPVIPEKGSLGASGDLAPLSHMVLVMMGMGEAFYQGQRLAGEEAMKKAGITPIELTSKEGLGLINGTQAMTAVGTLCYYDAMILMKTADIAGALTVEALRGITDAFDLRLHQVRPHAGQIHSASNMLKLTEESKRTTRQGEVRVQDAYTLRCIPQVHGASRDALEHLKKKIEIEINSVTDNPIIFADTKEAISGGNFHGQAMALAFDYLGIAIAELANISERRIERLVNPQLSGLPAFLTQKGGLNSGFMIAQYSAAALVSENKVLAHPSSVDSIPSSANQEDHVSMGTIGARKARSILSNAQSVVGIELMAAAQAIDLDGEEKPGRGTLAAYESLRQTLPALGEDRVLYDDIQISTNAVASGQIVKAVESVVGEL from the coding sequence ATGAAAGAAGTCAGAATTGATGGAAATAGCCTTACAATTGAAGAGGTCGTGGAAGTTGCTCGGAATAACGCTCCGGTTGCTTTAACAGAAGAATCTGTTGAAAAGATTCATCGGGCACGAAAAGTAGTTGATGATTTTGTTCAGGAAGAAAAAGTTATTTATGGCATCACTACTGGTTTTGGTAAGTTTAGCGACGTGGTTATTTCGAAAGAAGAAGCAAAACAACTCCAAAAAAACTTGATTATGAGTCATGCCTGCGGCGTTGGAGAGCCTTTTGAAGAAGAAATCTCCCGAGGAATCATGTTGCTGAGAGCAAATGCTCTTGCTAAAGGATTTTCAGGTGTTCGCTTAGAAACCATTCAAACATTGATAGATATGCTGAATAAAGGTGTTCATCCGGTGATTCCAGAAAAAGGTTCTCTGGGAGCTAGTGGTGATTTAGCGCCTCTTTCTCACATGGTATTAGTAATGATGGGCATGGGCGAAGCTTTTTATCAAGGACAACGATTAGCTGGAGAAGAAGCAATGAAAAAGGCCGGTATAACTCCTATTGAACTCACGTCCAAAGAAGGTTTAGGTCTTATTAATGGAACCCAGGCCATGACAGCTGTGGGTACTTTATGCTATTATGATGCTATGATTCTGATGAAAACTGCGGATATCGCCGGTGCTTTAACGGTAGAGGCATTAAGAGGCATTACCGACGCTTTTGATCTTCGTCTTCATCAGGTTCGACCACATGCAGGACAAATACACAGTGCTTCCAATATGTTAAAGCTTACAGAAGAAAGCAAACGTACTACCCGTCAGGGAGAAGTGCGGGTGCAGGATGCCTATACGCTTCGCTGCATTCCTCAAGTTCATGGGGCATCCAGAGATGCTTTGGAGCACTTGAAGAAAAAAATTGAAATTGAAATTAATTCTGTAACAGACAATCCGATTATTTTTGCGGACACTAAGGAAGCTATTTCTGGCGGGAATTTTCATGGGCAAGCAATGGCATTAGCCTTTGACTATCTGGGAATTGCTATTGCTGAATTAGCGAATATATCAGAACGAAGGATCGAAAGACTTGTGAATCCACAGTTAAGTGGCCTTCCGGCTTTTCTTACGCAAAAAGGTGGTCTTAACTCTGGCTTTATGATTGCTCAATATTCTGCCGCTGCATTAGTATCTGAAAACAAAGTGCTGGCCCATCCTTCTAGTGTTGACTCTATCCCTTCTTCAGCAAATCAGGAGGATCATGTAAGCATGGGTACCATCGGTGCCAGAAAAGCACGAAGCATCCTTTCAAATGCGCAAAGTGTTGTTGGCATCGAATTAATGGCTGCGGCTCAAGCTATTGACCTTGACGGTGAAGAAAAACCTGGCAGAGGAACACTAGCAGCATACGAAAGTTTACGACAGACATTGCCGGCACTGGGAGAAGACCGGGTGTTATATGATGACATTCAAATAAGCACAAACGCGGTTGCTTCTGGACAAATTGTCAAAGCTGTTGAAAGTGTAGTAGGAGAACTGTAG
- a CDS encoding AAA family ATPase, with amino-acid sequence MPTIQAVLLKTPSVLLDGESIRLPYRKAEAAFYYLLINGKASRSELMHLLWGDFPEETARKNLRNALYKIRKTIGEESILTPNQKELIMNPDWKWYTDIQNFLSEEKNSWKNYQQEFLQGFSVKDAEDFDGWMLKKRQEYEEIYLRKLHHEIKRAEEAGDIDQILELGKALIRQDEFDEEARRKVMEAYLQKGQFHKAVQVYEETTQVLKEELGIQPEARTKALYEKVLRQRQPEGLAESRKSKTVIFGREKEWQQLQREVNLFFQQTSPQIIMICGEAGIGKTLLVQKFLESETAADTEVLESNCYQQEEHFLLKPWQPVFSQIATLVEGDGLHLPESWIYQISRQFPIFESLLTSDADPLKEAAWEEGQRLNLVEAVVGMLKKVTINKKLIFVFEDLHWMDSVSLQLLQRILQEKTLPVLFLTTIRDGYEKRKASLTAMTKQKSSLVQINLRRFSFEETLKWLKREAGNEKIDEKDGKKVYEETRGNPFFVAEYINALQTYGSTRKLSVKAQNILQSRLQEMPEETRKLLELISLFFHRVPVSRVAEISSADDLEVIEMLQQLMERGILREVIEENKTTIEFVHQKFRDYVYEQQSLSKRRLLHQRVGIQLEEQLRGNTGDVLRYTDLIHHFKQGGDYPKALKYIMKYLNSYLDYYHELFPSAIHLRNLPRQSVFLSREETMVYFEEVEAIMKKMDPEDLQEEEVRFWHLSFLHLKGRLLIREGEYEAGLETTKEMIQLALEAENWDHAMNGYQQMVNYGIQTQQPDVMIQYIDQAMEMAEKKDYPDRTPIFLRLKGLYLMMSHQFDEAELVLNEAIKAVSGMKAKNRQHVVHVSACRYYKGEIHRNRQEYHQAFEQYQKAVEGCSQKDVRHHSIAVFYTGMGLACYQMGESNNAEKYLVKALDYFNEYEIFWRRSIANLYMALIQAEKGNAEKAEKFIEDAQDYALMIKNPYELSVLNRIKEEVKMKTSSLH; translated from the coding sequence ATGCCGACAATACAGGCCGTTCTGTTAAAAACGCCATCTGTTTTGCTGGATGGAGAGTCTATTCGTCTTCCTTACCGAAAGGCGGAAGCTGCTTTTTATTACTTACTAATAAACGGAAAAGCTTCTCGGTCGGAGTTAATGCATTTGTTATGGGGCGATTTTCCGGAAGAAACAGCACGAAAAAATTTGCGGAATGCTCTTTATAAAATACGAAAAACAATTGGCGAAGAAAGTATTTTAACACCAAATCAAAAAGAGCTTATTATGAATCCGGATTGGAAATGGTATACAGATATTCAGAACTTCTTATCAGAGGAAAAAAACAGCTGGAAAAATTACCAACAAGAATTTTTGCAAGGATTTTCAGTGAAAGATGCAGAAGATTTTGATGGATGGATGCTAAAGAAAAGGCAGGAATATGAAGAGATCTACTTACGAAAACTTCATCACGAAATAAAAAGAGCGGAAGAAGCGGGTGATATCGATCAGATTTTAGAACTGGGGAAAGCGTTAATACGGCAGGATGAATTTGACGAAGAAGCAAGAAGAAAAGTGATGGAAGCATACCTGCAAAAGGGTCAATTTCATAAAGCGGTACAAGTTTATGAAGAAACAACTCAGGTGTTAAAAGAAGAACTGGGAATTCAACCGGAAGCTCGAACAAAAGCACTTTATGAAAAAGTGTTGCGTCAACGTCAGCCAGAGGGACTAGCGGAAAGTAGAAAAAGTAAGACCGTTATTTTTGGAAGGGAAAAAGAATGGCAGCAGCTTCAACGTGAAGTGAATCTTTTTTTTCAACAGACTTCACCCCAAATAATCATGATATGTGGAGAAGCTGGAATTGGAAAAACCTTACTGGTTCAAAAATTTCTTGAAAGTGAAACCGCTGCTGATACAGAAGTATTAGAGTCCAATTGTTATCAGCAAGAAGAACACTTTTTATTAAAACCATGGCAGCCAGTTTTTTCACAGATAGCAACCCTGGTGGAAGGGGACGGACTTCATTTACCAGAAAGCTGGATATACCAGATATCCAGACAGTTTCCGATTTTTGAATCTTTGTTAACTTCGGACGCGGATCCATTGAAAGAAGCGGCATGGGAAGAAGGACAACGGCTTAATCTTGTTGAGGCGGTTGTAGGAATGCTGAAAAAAGTAACCATCAATAAAAAACTTATTTTTGTTTTTGAAGATTTGCACTGGATGGACTCTGTAAGTTTACAGTTATTACAGAGAATTTTACAAGAAAAAACCTTGCCAGTACTATTCTTAACAACCATAAGGGATGGATATGAAAAACGGAAGGCATCTTTAACAGCAATGACAAAGCAGAAAAGCTCTTTGGTGCAAATTAATTTGAGACGGTTCAGTTTTGAAGAAACACTAAAGTGGCTGAAACGAGAAGCGGGAAATGAAAAAATCGATGAAAAAGATGGGAAAAAGGTTTATGAAGAAACTCGAGGAAACCCATTTTTTGTTGCAGAATACATCAATGCATTACAAACTTATGGAAGTACCAGGAAACTTTCTGTCAAAGCTCAAAATATTTTGCAGAGTCGGTTGCAAGAAATGCCGGAAGAAACAAGAAAACTTTTAGAATTGATTTCACTGTTTTTTCATCGTGTTCCTGTAAGTCGCGTAGCAGAAATCAGTAGTGCAGATGACCTAGAAGTCATTGAAATGCTGCAACAATTGATGGAACGAGGTATTTTAAGAGAAGTCATTGAAGAAAATAAAACTACAATAGAATTCGTGCATCAAAAGTTTCGTGACTATGTGTATGAGCAACAATCACTATCGAAAAGAAGATTGCTTCATCAACGTGTAGGCATTCAGTTAGAGGAACAACTTCGTGGAAATACGGGAGATGTTCTCCGGTATACAGACTTGATTCATCATTTTAAGCAGGGTGGCGATTACCCTAAGGCATTAAAATACATCATGAAATACTTAAATAGTTATCTCGATTACTATCATGAGCTGTTTCCCAGTGCCATTCATTTAAGAAATCTTCCCAGACAGTCTGTATTTCTTAGTCGGGAAGAAACCATGGTTTACTTTGAAGAGGTGGAAGCCATTATGAAAAAAATGGATCCGGAAGATTTGCAAGAAGAAGAAGTACGGTTTTGGCATCTTTCTTTTCTCCACTTAAAAGGACGCTTATTGATTCGGGAAGGTGAATATGAAGCGGGCCTGGAAACTACCAAAGAAATGATTCAATTGGCCCTAGAAGCAGAAAACTGGGATCATGCAATGAATGGATATCAGCAAATGGTAAACTATGGAATACAGACTCAGCAGCCAGATGTGATGATTCAGTATATTGATCAGGCGATGGAGATGGCAGAGAAAAAAGATTATCCGGATCGAACACCTATTTTTCTGCGTCTAAAAGGGTTGTATCTTATGATGAGCCATCAATTTGACGAAGCAGAATTAGTTTTGAACGAAGCCATTAAAGCGGTTTCAGGCATGAAAGCTAAGAATCGTCAACACGTGGTTCATGTATCTGCTTGCCGATACTACAAAGGAGAAATACACAGAAATCGTCAAGAATATCATCAGGCATTTGAACAATATCAAAAGGCTGTAGAAGGTTGTTCGCAAAAGGATGTCCGGCATCATTCGATTGCTGTTTTTTATACGGGCATGGGATTGGCTTGCTATCAGATGGGAGAATCTAATAATGCGGAAAAATATTTGGTAAAAGCATTGGATTATTTCAATGAATATGAAATATTTTGGCGTAGATCTATTGCAAATCTCTATATGGCTCTGATTCAGGCAGAAAAAGGCAATGCAGAAAAAGCGGAAAAATTTATTGAAGATGCTCAGGACTATGCGTTAATGATTAAAAATCCATATGAGTTAAGTGTGTTGAATAGAATTAAAGAAGAAGTAAAAATGAAAACGTCTTCACTCCATTGA
- a CDS encoding alpha/beta fold hydrolase, whose product MKHPTHNGDLYFEVIGPEAAPVLVFTHGAGLNHQMFRDQVRYFSDRYRCLIWDLPGHGNSYRLKKPFRFTEMPQQIMGMLDAIGAKKATLVGQSMGSMISQYTADLYPDRVEGIISVGGSRLKTDKLSNFQRFMFKMMPLFFRLVPEKKFFYRISVSKAITPDARTFYEESLTKMGRSQFFHVWRGLMESFELGVDKPISHPLLILHGEHESPANLLEEASQWNESSPNSRLVILSGAGHNANMDAPKDFNQEVDMFLNQLPYKQQQQ is encoded by the coding sequence ATGAAGCACCCTACCCATAACGGCGATTTATATTTTGAAGTTATCGGGCCAGAAGCCGCTCCGGTTCTGGTTTTTACCCATGGCGCCGGATTAAATCATCAGATGTTTCGCGATCAGGTCCGTTATTTCAGCGACCGCTATCGCTGTTTGATCTGGGATCTTCCTGGTCATGGCAACTCTTATCGCCTGAAGAAACCCTTTAGGTTCACCGAAATGCCACAACAGATAATGGGTATGCTAGACGCTATTGGCGCTAAAAAAGCTACCCTAGTCGGTCAGTCCATGGGCAGTATGATTAGTCAGTATACAGCTGATCTTTACCCGGATCGAGTAGAGGGAATTATCAGCGTTGGAGGATCTCGTCTAAAAACAGACAAACTTAGTAATTTTCAGCGTTTTATGTTTAAGATGATGCCTCTGTTTTTTCGTCTGGTTCCAGAAAAAAAGTTTTTTTACCGTATTTCTGTCAGTAAAGCCATCACTCCGGACGCAAGAACTTTTTATGAGGAATCCTTAACAAAAATGGGTCGATCCCAATTTTTTCACGTTTGGCGTGGACTAATGGAAAGCTTTGAGCTAGGTGTTGATAAACCCATATCTCACCCATTACTTATTCTCCACGGAGAGCATGAATCGCCAGCTAATCTGTTAGAGGAAGCTTCTCAATGGAACGAATCCTCACCTAATAGCCGACTTGTTATCCTTTCAGGTGCTGGCCACAATGCTAATATGGACGCTCCAAAGGATTTTAATCAGGAAGTAGATATGTTTCTTAACCAATTACCTTATAAACAACAACAGCAATAG
- a CDS encoding stage II sporulation protein M, with protein MLFQLFIKPFSQHRKWFFLSSLLFFGSLFLFKALAFIYYEEILQLFSLFFDDLEELASDVFFGPSMWQGVRILFMNNLRASLMMLLGGIILIFPILGIIVNGGLVGAVSALVLKEGSMGLFGFYVVGILPHGIFELPAILLSGAIGLKISKEIISPPQNESRKRRLKKNYQAALWSLPLVITLLAIAAVLEVFLTPWLMELYFLT; from the coding sequence ATGTTATTCCAGCTTTTTATCAAACCTTTTTCCCAGCATCGAAAATGGTTTTTTCTTTCTTCTCTTCTTTTTTTTGGCTCTCTCTTCCTTTTCAAAGCCTTAGCTTTTATTTATTATGAAGAAATCCTTCAGCTCTTCAGCCTTTTTTTTGATGATTTAGAAGAGCTTGCCTCTGATGTTTTTTTTGGCCCATCTATGTGGCAAGGGGTTCGGATTCTTTTTATGAACAATCTACGGGCTTCGCTGATGATGTTACTAGGTGGAATTATCCTGATTTTCCCTATTTTAGGAATCATCGTCAATGGTGGATTAGTGGGGGCTGTTTCCGCCTTGGTTCTTAAGGAGGGAAGCATGGGGCTTTTTGGATTTTATGTAGTCGGCATCCTGCCTCATGGTATATTTGAACTTCCCGCTATCCTTCTTAGCGGTGCTATTGGACTGAAAATTTCTAAGGAAATTATTTCACCCCCTCAAAACGAAAGCCGGAAGCGAAGGCTGAAAAAAAATTATCAGGCTGCTTTGTGGAGCTTACCACTTGTCATCACTTTACTTGCCATCGCCGCTGTCTTAGAGGTTTTTCTTACTCCCTGGCTGATGGAGCTATATTTTTTAACTTAG
- a CDS encoding peptidoglycan-binding domain-containing protein, giving the protein MFPKKPIGTLSVLILLTIAVMSLTPVYAYSEGVVLRYEMENHDVLTLQKDLSTLGFFHVAPTGYFGSLTKEAVKDFQEAHGLVVDGLAGPATLRKVQGLASNGDEKQTVSRGSQRNRESSVQMLSWFDEVKPLWNRGEKAVITDVATGLRFNVQRTYGRNHADVETLTKEDTRILREAIGGSWSWERRPVIVEIKGHRIAASLAPMPHAGVDGLPTNETVNNRSGGFGRGANLNAVHGNGMSGHMDIHFKGSLTHGSSSTCSDHQRAVERAYRSGS; this is encoded by the coding sequence ATGTTCCCTAAAAAACCAATTGGAACTTTGAGTGTTCTTATACTGCTAACCATAGCCGTTATGTCACTCACACCTGTATATGCTTATTCAGAAGGCGTTGTTCTTCGCTATGAAATGGAGAATCATGATGTCTTAACCTTACAAAAGGATTTAAGCACCCTCGGCTTTTTTCACGTTGCACCTACCGGTTATTTCGGTTCCCTTACCAAAGAAGCCGTCAAAGATTTTCAAGAAGCCCACGGATTAGTGGTTGATGGTTTAGCCGGTCCAGCAACCCTTAGAAAAGTACAAGGTCTAGCCTCTAATGGCGATGAGAAGCAAACCGTTTCCAGAGGAAGTCAGCGAAACCGAGAGTCCTCGGTGCAAATGCTTTCTTGGTTTGACGAAGTAAAGCCTTTGTGGAATCGTGGAGAAAAAGCAGTGATCACCGATGTGGCCACTGGCTTACGTTTTAATGTACAGCGTACATATGGCAGAAATCATGCTGATGTTGAAACCCTTACAAAAGAAGATACTCGTATTTTAAGAGAAGCCATCGGTGGAAGCTGGAGCTGGGAGCGTCGACCAGTTATTGTAGAAATAAAGGGACATCGGATTGCCGCATCTCTGGCTCCAATGCCTCATGCTGGTGTGGATGGACTCCCTACAAACGAAACTGTTAATAACCGAAGTGGTGGATTTGGAAGGGGTGCAAACCTAAATGCTGTACATGGCAATGGAATGAGCGGTCATATGGATATACATTTCAAAGGAAGCCTCACTCACGGAAGCAGCTCTACTTGTTCTGATCATCAAAGAGCTGTCGAGAGGGCTTATCGCTCCGGTAGTTAA